The DNA region taaatgtactttaactGGTGATCCTAGtagagctgcaataattagtcaattaaatgccaactatttaaattaaatgtctttGAATTGTTGACTGTGAGTCGAGACAAAAGAGAACATTTGAAAACGTAAGCACCTTTCTTTCTACATTACATCTTCTAATGGTaagcatgaacaggaggaataattacagcaagaaaacctGTTTCAACCTTGGGGTACTTGATTTATCacctgttttaagacagactgcAAAGCTGCTTGCCTGCAAAACCTAATTACCGCTCAACTCAGTTATGGTTTGAAACCAGGTCATTATAGCCTAATAGTCAATAATATTTGTTTCAGTGGTATTAAAACTGGGAGCCTGTCTGACCTTTACTGTGGTTGAAAACTACACAAGACATAATGACGCACTGTAGTGACAGGTACTTACAGTTGTGTCGTTTATTTGTTCCAATTTCTTCACAAGTTCACCATCGGATATCAAGTTGGCAGCTGCTTCCCAAATATTATGGAGCAATACGAAAGATTTGCTGCAGACAACGTGTAGTTATTACGAGCGAATTGGCCAGGAAACAGTAATACGTGGTTTAAGGTGGTTTATTTACCCTCAGTTCAGTCTGTAAGGGAAagactgaaatatatttttaaaacatttttttaaaggcttgTCACCTGTCTGCACATTTTGTTACCTTAAAAAAACCTTTATAgccaagataaaaaaaagtcagacagATAATTCTGTCtctatgatataatatataatattcctTGTGCTGCATTCACTGCCCCCATGCCTTCTACTATAAACGCCTGTAAAAGCATTTTTTCCGACAACCCTTGAAGGAGGCATTCTTTCCAATTTCATGCACATGCGCAGTAGCGTCATCCGAGGCTGCTGCTATTCTTGTTCCCACCTGTAGAGCGACTGGGAgtcaaaccaaaaatattctGGAAAGTCCTCCTGATTTTTAACACCAGGCTAACAAGCTAAAACACCGTAGCTGCCGATAAAGTTAGCAGAGTTGTTCCCAAGTGTTATTTTAAGTAACTTTAACAGCTGAAAAGTCATTTTGTTGGTTACTTTTCGTCATGGAGACCTCCGAAAAGTTCCGCTCTCCCTATAACTTGTTTTGGTCCGTTTTCGTGGCATAGCTGGAAAGCTAAATCtgtctggtaatatttgttcgTTAGCTTAGCATTGGTCTCCCCAACACAAAAAAGCCCAGCCTCCTCTGTGCCTTGTTGGACGGCAGAAGTTTGAAACTTCACTCCCTGGTAAACGGGcctcatttacatttcaaatgcatgttgtatttatagaagGGTTATctgatattttctttctttctgtgaaaCAGTATGAAACGCTCAATTATTGTCTCCAGACAGCAAAAACTCAGACAGAAGAACTTTAACTCTCAACACATGACAGTCAGGATGGTgacttgttgttgaaatgtgtaaTTGCTTTAAAAAGGTGCCATTTGAGTCAGATCTTGCTGTTTGAAGCCATTTTATCGCTTGTAAAAATCTCATATTTTGCCTTCAAAGCAGTTCAGTTccttttacatacatttaccaGAACCAAGACGTGTGTCTTTGCACATCTTTTCTATTGTCAAAACCCCCATCAGGTCATGTGTAAAGTTTAAGTGGTGTAAAATTATAACATAAAGATTAAATTGCATTTACTTGACTTTTgattttctttgtatttattactccttccctcttatctgctttctttttccctGCACTGCTGTTTAATATGGATCATATTCATcttgtgttattgtgttgttgaaatgtgcttcattttcattttctgcaggTTTTGTTGATTGAAGACCCTCACAATGTCCATTTTaggattaaaaaagaaacaacccAAGACTTTCAAAGTCAAAGTTATCACCATGGATGCTGAGATGGAGTTCAGCTGTGAGGTATGGATTTTAGGCAACCTTTGAGCCTGAAATTATGCTTTATTGACAAATGTATGGATCAATATACCGTCTCTGTGTCCAGGCAAGAATATGGCCATATATTGTATGTTTGCCTTTATATGGTCTCACATGAAATTAGCCCTCTCAGATTCATGGAAGACTACACTGTAATGTTCTTGCACATTATATAATAATTTGCTTTTGCATAACTCTTGGTGTGCACTGTGCAGACTCTTGCACCCTGCATTtagaaaaaaggacaaaagagTCAAGCATGTGTTTCCTCGTACAtacagtcattttatttttatttaggcTTATTGTTGCTATCTAAGACACAGCTGACATACTGAAACATGTCCTTGATGAAACATCAGCATTTCTCCCAGGAAAATGTGTAACAAGCTCAGATCCTGAATCATCTTGTCTTATGATCAGTTTAGTTAGCAgatgacaatgttaacaaaagccacatttattaaatatttggaAATTGCTGTGTTATATAGTCACTTTGATTTTCCCCCTCCCTGtatgttaatatttaatttcttttatgGTTTTACTGCAGGTGGTCTTTATTTCAGGAGAGCTCTACAcctcataaaataaaactgatatcATTAAATCAGTCATATTAATGTTTTACTATTAAGTTTAAAGTAATAGTCTAGTTTATGTAAAAATATGATGGCTTCTTAGTTTATATATGGATTTGCTTTAAATAATTACTTGAAATGggaacagagcagcagctgaaaACCAACATATTAGTTTCTCAGCATCTCAACTCActggtctctctctcgctctctgtttTTATCAGGTGAAGTGGAAGGGTAAAGACCTGTTTGACTTGGTGTGTCGCACAGTTGGTTTGAGGGAGACCTGGTTCTTTGGACTCAGGTACACAATAAAGGACACCTACGCCTGGCTGAAACAAGAGAAACGGGTGAGTGGCAGAGTGAATTAGTTTTTGCACAACACAGATGATTTTTATGTGCTGTCAAAAAATTCAAAAGGTAGGTTCAAGTATAACCTGTGTTATAGGACTGCaactaatttgttttttttattatcagttaattatttttcaaatagacaatatttgCTCTCTGTtgttgtctataaaatgtcagtaaataaataaatgcccTCTCTCAATTTTGCAGTCTCCGGTAACATCTTCAAACTGCTTGTTTTGATTGATAAACAGTCcaaatcacatacacacattcaaattaCAATTatacattaaagctgcagcgtTGGGAGGGACCTTACACCCTGCGCATGTCAGGTTTCTGTTAGGGGCATTTAGACACCTTCATACCGGGGCATTTATCGAATACTGCaagtagatatacattacacacacaaactcacatatacactcactcacacacactcactcacacatacacacactcacgctcTCTTGCTCTCAGTCTGTCTATGTAGACATTCAGACTGAGTAACTGAAATGaactgccaacactttgatgagtcaaacaggagaggaactgatttccagtgaaacctgtagatatgtttgtaggtcatgctcttgtaattcgtgtttgatctagactttgacTAGTCTGGCTAACGCTAGACCTGACCACaagtgaggtagggtctggtgaggagccgttcattttcttgtatttgAGGTCAAATTGAGGCTCAAAGAGGcggtagaataataataaacgaTACAATAAACAATAGGGTCCTTGACTCCAGGAAAAGGCAGGACTCCTCTGGAGCcctcttgcctttcggctcggtctaaaaactttaaaatcaaGCAGGAACCAGctcatgtttgtcatttttccttcataaatgGATTAAGAATGCATGGATAATTTAAATCAATGAAGAGTTATGAGTCGAGCAGTTGAGCTACTAATTTATTAATTGTTTATGCTAATTTCTAAAACTAATTTACACAAACTCTGATCAGATAAACTAAttattttgtacttttcttccgattatatatatttttccccCTCCAAGGTCTTGGATCAGGAGGTCCCCAAGGACTCGCCcataacatttcatttcctgGCAAAATTCTTCCCAGAgaaagtagaagaagagttaGTCCAAGAAATCACTCAGCATCTCTTCTTCTTACAGGTAATCTATCAGATtagtttggtcttttttttaataaccttTGTCCTGATCTTTTGAACATTTAAGTAGTTCTATTCCCCACTGTTGGTAAAATTTACCTGCAATTCCTTCTTAAAAATATTTACTTGGTTTGTTACATGTTTATATGTGTCTTCAATCTCGTTCAGGTGAAAAAGCAGATCTTAGATGAAGAGATTTTCTGTTCCCCTGAAGCTTCTGTTCTGCTGGCGTCATATGCTGTTCAAGCCAAGGTAAGAAAGCCACGAAAGGTTAATGGTTCCTCTCAGtcacttaaaggaccagtgtgtaaaatgtagcagtatgtatgttttaattagtgtataatcccttgaaaataaaaatagttgttattgttaccttagaatgagcccttaaTATCTACATAAGAAGCGGGTCCTCTTTCACAGAGTCCGCCAtattgcactgccatgtttctacagaagctcaaaatggacaaaccaaacattggcTCTAGACAGGGGTATTTAGTTAAGCAATCTCAACAATAGATACCACCAAATCCTACACACAGGTTGTTTCCTTTTATCTCAAAACAAGTCCAACTAATGTCATTACTTAATGGAAtgctttctttcttgttttctccttttccctCTTTGTTCACtatcccttcctccatctcattCTCAGTATGGTGACTATGACCCAAACTTTCACAAGCCAGGCTTTCTGGCACAAGATGAACTTCTGCCAAAACGAGTGAgtaaagcctgtgtgtgtgtgtgtgtgtgtgtgtgtgtgtgtgtgtgtgtgtgtgtgtgtgtgtgtgtgtgtgtgtgtgtgtgtgtgtgtgtgtgtgtgtgtgtacgtacgtgtgtgtacgtgtgcacacagtatatattgtttttcctctgatgttctagtttatgtgtgtgtgtgtattttaggtTCTGATGCAGTACCAAATGACAGCTGACATGTGGGAGGAGAAGATCACAGCTTGGTACGCAGAGCACAGAGGCATCGCCAGGTAAGACTGACCTAGGAGGGCTTCTGAAATTCAGCATGTTAAGAGAAataacacctttttaaaaatggtgtCATCCAAGATTCTGTGCTCAATGTGTGATAAATGCACCAAGGTTTGATATGCCTTTTTTTATGCATCACATCGTCCACACAGGGATGAAGCTGAGATGGAATACCTAAAGATTGCTCAGGACCTTGAGATGTATGGTGTCAGCTACTTTGCCATCACTGTGAGTGTAAATTACTGTTCGTATTTATTATGGTGTTCTGAAAAATGCAACCTTATTACAGTCATACTTGATTACATAACAATTTTTCTCTATCACATTGACAGCAAAACAAGAGGGACACAGACCTGTTACTTGGAGTGGATGCTCAGGGTCTTCACATCTACAGCCCTAACAGCAAACTGAACCCTAACAAGTCGTTTCCTTGGAGCGGCATCCGCAACATCTCTTACAGCGAAAAGGAGGTAAACGTAATCAGTGGAAGTTTTTAAAGCCTTCATCCGGAGACAGTTTGCATTTTATGTCACATAAAAAACTTTTCGACTTGTTGACTTGATGGTAATTCAACAACCATAATGATTTCATCAATGTTAAATAGTATATTTTGTCACTATATCTACTGTTCTCACCACCATCCTGTTGCCTAAATTGAGTCTCGTTCATTAAAAAACCTGTGACCTTTCCAAATAGGAATTTTTACTTTTACCAGATTTAAACTTCTCTAACTTTCTTATTTTGCAGTTTACAATCAAACCACTTGACAAGAAGAAAGATGTTTTCAAGTTCTACTCATCTCAACTGCGCGTCAACAAGCTGGTTGGTTTTCCCAGTTTGTCCATTAAACTGTTCAAATATATAACACTTTGAATCAGAGAAAATGATAAGAAGTAAAATATTGCCGCCTGTATCTTCAGATCCTGCAGTTGTGCATCGGTAACCATGATCTGttcatgaggaggaggaaggtggacTCCATTGAAGTGCAGCAGATGAAGGCTCAAGCAAAAGAAGAGAAGGCCCGCAAGAAGGTGAGCTCTCTTTGAGCTCCACTGGAACCTGAGGGATGAGAATTAAATACAGATgtgaaaattattttattattttaactttattggGTTTCTTGGGCTCCATCTAGATGGAGCGTCAAATCCTGGCAAGAGAAAAACAGATGAGGGAGGAAGCCGAACGAGCAAAAGAAGAGATGGAACGAAGACTCTTCCAGCTGCAGGATGAGGCACGACTGGCCAATGAGGCACTGGTGAGATCTTCTTCCTTGACATGAGATAATTGCATAAAAGAAATGATACAAATAGAATGACGTCGAGCCCGATACTTCAGCTGATCTCATGCTaacatattttgaaatgttgcaTTGCATTTTGTCCAGCTGCGTTCTGAGGAGACGGCAGACCTGCTGGCAGAGAAGGCCCAGATTGCAGAAGAGGAGGCCAAGCTGCTGGCCCACAAGGCCGCAGAGGCTGAGCAGGACAGGCAGAGGTTAGAGGTCACCGCCATGAAAacgaaggaggagaaaaggctGATGGAGCAGAAGATGAGGGAGGCAGAGCAGCTGGCCGTCAAACTGGTGGAGCAGTCTGAGAGGAGGTGTGGActtaattatttattacttCACTTACAGCTTTGCATTATGAATTACATGTATCATTTTTTACTTCTCCCAATTTCCCCTTAAATTATATGGAGTAATCTCAATGAATAAATGAGATACTGTTGACAGTTTTGTAAAAGTTTTCCCTTAAAACTGGTTTTGCGGCAGTACATTAAAAGTGTTCTTCTATAATGTTGTCAGACATTTAAAGAAAGGATCAAAATCAATGCAGCCTTATCAGAGATATCATCTGTACCTCTAGGTTGAAGGAGGCAGATCACCTGAAACAGGACCTGACTGAGGCAAAGGATGCTGAGCGGAGAGCCAAACAGAAGCTGCTGGAGATCACTAAAACAACTTACCCTGTACGCTGGTGATGACACTGATACATATGTGCTCTCTGTGATgcctttgttgtttgttttttttttttggatggatGAATACAGGAGGTTATTGTTACAAATTAGTATTTCGTGGCCATGAATTAGTATTTCGTGTGCACgttatagctatattgtggccacaattaaatttttttttgaccatgtcaccagaggggctccATACAAGAGAAATGCaacacaaacaagaaaatatacccaggatttaaacatgttttgttaaatatgttttattggacagttttcattttgatttagttAGATAGGATTGGTTTActcaaaaaaactcaaaaaaatgtttgccACTGTTTGTCAGCACATGAGCACATGCTTTATCTTCACGAGTGTAGCTGCTAATTTGACATCCGTCTGCCTTATTTTAAGCTCATAGCTGCCTACTCCACTCCGCCTGCTCCTCCTGAAGCAGCTGACTTTGCTTTTGAATCGTCATCTACGCGCCTCGACTTCAAGGACTCTGACATGAAAAGACTTTCTAtggagattgagagagagaggtgaactGGAGTTAAAATATCCTGCAACAACACGTTGGAAGCACGGCTTGATTCTGCTTGTTTATGGTTTCTCATCATGCATCAGTACTCATACatatctgtgtatttttctctacctgtctcttGTTGTTCCTCTCTTGCTCTTGCAGGCTGGAGTACATGGAGAAGAGTAAACACCTGCAGGatcagctgaaggagctgaagaCAGAGATTGAGTCGCTGAAGCTtgaggagcagcagcaacaggccGGCGTCTACAGCCTCCACAATGAGGCGAGGGGATATGGCCAGGAGCCAGTCTACATACCTCACAGCAACGTACGTGTGATAATTTCAcataatcatctttttttttcttttcttttttttttttttaaagactttatttAACAGGTTTTcaattatatataaatagacaTACAGAATGTCAGAGAACATAATCCCATATACCTCCCCATAATGCCTCCCTTGGGACCAAGAGTACacgagagaaagagaaagagaaaagaaaaagaaaaaaagacccaTCGACACTTGACAAGATGTCAGACTTGCAACGACCATAGTGATCTTGAAATGATGATAATTATGACCAATTAGGCAAAGCATGGCAGAGTTTGAaaaggaaagagtgaaagagttAATTGTTAAATCTGTCAGTGTCATAGTACACTATCGGTGGACCACTCAGACAGGTCATCTAAACTTATCGTCTAGATGACATGATCTATTAGAAATTTAACTTCTTCACATATTCAATAAATGGGGACCACACCCTCTCAAATTTGTCATCTGACCCATTCAATGTATGTCAGATTTTTTTCAAGTTGGAGCAAAGACAGTATCTCGTGGATCCATCTTCTAAAAGGTGGACATTTGTTGGATTTCCAGTTCAATAAGATCATCCTTCACGCTATG from Scomber japonicus isolate fScoJap1 chromosome 13, fScoJap1.pri, whole genome shotgun sequence includes:
- the nf2b gene encoding NF2, moesin-ezrin-radixin like (MERLIN) tumor suppressor b, which codes for MSILGLKKKQPKTFKVKVITMDAEMEFSCEVKWKGKDLFDLVCRTVGLRETWFFGLRYTIKDTYAWLKQEKRVLDQEVPKDSPITFHFLAKFFPEKVEEELVQEITQHLFFLQVKKQILDEEIFCSPEASVLLASYAVQAKYGDYDPNFHKPGFLAQDELLPKRVLMQYQMTADMWEEKITAWYAEHRGIARDEAEMEYLKIAQDLEMYGVSYFAITQNKRDTDLLLGVDAQGLHIYSPNSKLNPNKSFPWSGIRNISYSEKEFTIKPLDKKKDVFKFYSSQLRVNKLILQLCIGNHDLFMRRRKVDSIEVQQMKAQAKEEKARKKMERQILAREKQMREEAERAKEEMERRLFQLQDEARLANEALLRSEETADLLAEKAQIAEEEAKLLAHKAAEAEQDRQRLEVTAMKTKEEKRLMEQKMREAEQLAVKLVEQSERRLKEADHLKQDLTEAKDAERRAKQKLLEITKTTYPLIAAYSTPPAPPEAADFAFESSSTRLDFKDSDMKRLSMEIERERLEYMEKSKHLQDQLKELKTEIESLKLEEQQQQAGVYSLHNEARGYGQEPVYIPHSNRNSAYMSQMAYFEEV